One Alteromonas sp. KC3 DNA segment encodes these proteins:
- a CDS encoding calcium-binding protein: MKQVTAAVKTAFLIAAGAVALGGTATAAPHSASGIILTYDLNKDQSLPLEEFVNARRARFAASDKNGDGVLDESEYVYEWEGKMETRLAEDRKASVKQTHIRFHAVDKNDDDRITLDEVEAVGERSFARMDADKDGVVAKGDPEPAPRRASQSDADSAPTLEQRPMLRMPTSHNIEGFVTLYDQNGDDVVTKDEFNAVREAQFQRTDENSDGSLTEQEYVLEFEDRLDAQIKKTYDGQIKQTYVRFGVLDTDEDKKMTFAEYMVSGFAAFNRYDTNGDGFLTLADPAPKPREREQNTTTTAQASE; this comes from the coding sequence ATGAAACAAGTAACCGCAGCAGTGAAAACCGCATTCCTTATCGCGGCAGGTGCAGTGGCTTTAGGAGGCACAGCTACGGCTGCCCCGCATAGCGCGAGCGGCATTATTCTTACCTACGACCTAAACAAAGATCAGTCTTTGCCTTTAGAGGAATTTGTTAATGCACGCCGAGCGCGATTTGCTGCCTCTGACAAGAATGGTGATGGCGTGCTTGATGAGAGCGAGTATGTGTACGAGTGGGAAGGCAAAATGGAAACGCGCTTGGCTGAAGACAGAAAAGCCTCGGTGAAGCAAACGCATATCCGTTTTCATGCGGTAGACAAAAATGACGATGATCGCATTACCTTAGACGAAGTTGAAGCCGTGGGCGAACGCAGCTTTGCCCGTATGGATGCCGACAAAGATGGCGTTGTTGCGAAAGGTGACCCTGAACCAGCCCCACGTCGCGCCTCGCAAAGCGATGCCGATAGTGCGCCTACACTTGAGCAGCGCCCAATGCTACGTATGCCAACAAGCCACAATATTGAAGGCTTTGTGACGCTTTATGATCAAAATGGCGATGATGTTGTGACTAAAGACGAGTTTAATGCTGTTCGCGAAGCACAGTTTCAGCGCACCGACGAAAATAGCGACGGGTCGCTTACCGAGCAAGAGTATGTACTAGAGTTTGAAGATAGGCTTGATGCTCAAATTAAGAAAACTTATGACGGGCAAATTAAGCAAACCTACGTACGTTTTGGTGTGTTAGATACTGACGAAGATAAAAAGATGACCTTTGCCGAGTATATGGTATCGGGCTTTGCAGCATTTAATCGTTATGACACTAATGGCGATGGCTTTCTAACGCTTGCTGACCCTGCACCTAAGCCGCGAGAGCGTGAACAAAACACGACTACCACTGCACAAGCTAGCGAATAA